The following proteins are encoded in a genomic region of Henckelia pumila isolate YLH828 unplaced genomic scaffold, ASM3356847v2 CTG_298:::fragment_3, whole genome shotgun sequence:
- the LOC140870930 gene encoding uncharacterized protein isoform X3, with amino-acid sequence MSPASTASITLGTPVESNGPLSGLVICVTGLSKETRKQVKEATERLGGQYSPHLHPRCTHLVVQSFRGHKFEHAIKHGPTNGLFLVTLSWFVDSIKRNVRLNEALYSINNAGGTTVAQTDDLKRLDQNAGAENSRLPDGLLKHTTQLDAIGCPLSLYPEGESKRRTDPLFWSGQSFYVDMDVSAELRSKVTEALSAQRATLLGQWLVGSKASHVVCEGTSVRKYLGHSSYLVTPLWVLKSVQEKCLQRLVHLSADLARFSGVMLDTFQDGVSKEEVKRVTVPGNGPTSVIKISHEERQAMVNLAKDEVRSRRNHRMQTCQTPIRPITPSRLLDSISWSISEPTSKACIYTDSLSVDVIEDQGSAFFDAKPDGKESDTLFVNLSRPLTESQKSELIFKSHFLTILFSVDRFSEMGPRSRTFFSNKGFTCLQVLDHIYSFYQENMSFEEIEVAIHTDSRHADRLRAAYCSKAAAEGGYLEFKRIDFLGSRKSFEMLKRVSGDNNSNVYELVIRA; translated from the exons ATGTCTCCTGCTTCAACTGCCTCTATTACTTTGGGAACTCCAGTGGAATCCAACGGACCTTTATCTGGCCTTGTCATCTGCGTAACCGGGCTCTCCAAAG AAACAAGGAAACAGGTGAAGGAAGCAACAGAGAGATTGGGAGGTCAATATAGTCCTCATCTTCATCCTCGATGCACTCATTTGGTGGTTCAGA GCTTTCGTGGACATAAATTTGAACATGCTATAAAACATGGACCAACAAATGGATTGTTCCTGGTTACACTCAGCTGGTTTGTAGACAGCATCAAAAGGAACG TTCGGTTGAATGAAGCACTCTATAGCATAAATAATGCTGGAGGTACTACTGTTGCCCAAACTGACGATTTGAAGCGGCTCGATCAGAATGCTGGAGCTGAGAACTCTCGTCTTCCGGACGGTTTGCTTAAGCACACCACACAACTTGACGCAATTGGATGTCCCCTATCGCTGTATCCAGAAGGTGAGAGTAAAAGACGAACAGATCCTTTATTCTGGTCTGGTCAATCGTTCTATGTCGACATGGATGTCTCTGCTGAACTTCGTTCTAAG GTCACCGAGGCTCTTTCTGCACAACGTGCTACTTTACTTGGTCAATGGCTTGTTGGCAGCAAGGCAAGTCATGTAGTATGCGAAGGAACGTCGGTTCGAAAATACCTGGGACACTCTAGTTATCTTGTTACG CCACTATGGGTTCTGAAGTCCGTACAAGAGAAATGTTTGCAGAGACTTGTTCACTTATCTGCCGATTTAGCCAGGTTCTCTGGAGTTATGCTTGATACTTTCCAGGATGGTGTTTCCAAGGAG GAAGTTAAGAGGGTTACGGTCCCTGGAAATGGTCCTACTTCTGTTATTAAAATCAGCCATGAAGAACGGCAAGCGATGGTGAACCTGGCTAAAGATGAGGTCAGAAGTCGTAGGAATCATCGAATGCAG ACGTGCCAAACTCCAATACGTCCAATAACGCCGAGCAGGCTTTTGGATTCCATAAGTTGGTCAATTTCTGAGCCAACATCAAAAGCTTGCATCTATACGGACTCTTTAAGTGTCGATGTCATTGAAGATCAGGGATCAGCATTCTTTGATGCGAAGCCAGATGGAAAGGAATCAGATACTTTATTTGTGAACTTATCCAGACCTCTTACAGAAAG TCAAAAATCTGAGTTGATATTCAAAAGCCATTTTCTTACTATACTGTTCTCTGTCGACCGATTTTCGGAGATGGGACCACGTTCAAGAACATTCTTCAGCAATAAAGGCTTTACATGTCTGCAAGTTTTGGATCATATCTACTCATTTTATCAG GAGAACATGTCGTTTGAGGAAATCGAGGTTGCGATCCACACAGACTCCAGACATGCTGACAGGCTTCGGGCTGCTTACTGCAGCAAGGCAGCGGCTGAAGGTGGTTATTTGGAGTTCAAGCGGATTGATTTTCTTGGCAGTCGGAAGAGTTTCGAAATGTTGAAACGTGTATCTGGTGATAATAATTCTAACGTTTACGAGCTGGTGATCAGAGCTTGA
- the LOC140870930 gene encoding uncharacterized protein isoform X2, with protein sequence MWIQFKSEHKSRTPPPAMASSIVILLRQRRGINSSPLDSMSPASTASITLGTPVESNGPLSGLVICVTGLSKETRKQVKEATERLGGQYSPHLHPRCTHLVVQSFRGHKFEHAIKHGPTNGLFLVTLSWFVDSIKRNVRLNEALYSINNAGGTTVAQTDDLKRLDQNAGAENSRLPDGLLKHTTQLDAIGCPLSLYPEGESKRRTDPLFWSGQSFYVDMDVSAELRSKVTEALSAQRATLLGQWLVGSKASHVVCEGTSVRKYLGHSSYLVTPLWVLKSVQEKCLQRLVHLSADLARFSGVMLDTFQDGVSKEEVKRVTVPGNGPTSVIKISHEERQAMVNLAKDEVRSRRNHRMQTCQTPIRPITPSRLLDSISWSISEPTSKACIYTDSLSVDVIEDQGSAFFDAKPDGKESDTLFVNLSRPLTESQKSELIFKSHFLTILFSVDRFSEMGPRSRTFFSNKGFTCLQVLDHIYSFYQENMSFEEIEVAIHTDSRHADRLRAAYCSKAAAEGGYLEFKRIDFLGSRKSFEMLKRVSGDNNSNVYELVIRA encoded by the exons ATGTGGATCCAATTCAAAAGCGAACACAAGTCGCGAACGCCACCCCCGGCTATGGCGTCGTCCATCGTCATCCTGCTCCGCCAACGAAG GGGGATTAATTCCTCTCCGCTGGATTCCATGTCTCCTGCTTCAACTGCCTCTATTACTTTGGGAACTCCAGTGGAATCCAACGGACCTTTATCTGGCCTTGTCATCTGCGTAACCGGGCTCTCCAAAG AAACAAGGAAACAGGTGAAGGAAGCAACAGAGAGATTGGGAGGTCAATATAGTCCTCATCTTCATCCTCGATGCACTCATTTGGTGGTTCAGA GCTTTCGTGGACATAAATTTGAACATGCTATAAAACATGGACCAACAAATGGATTGTTCCTGGTTACACTCAGCTGGTTTGTAGACAGCATCAAAAGGAACG TTCGGTTGAATGAAGCACTCTATAGCATAAATAATGCTGGAGGTACTACTGTTGCCCAAACTGACGATTTGAAGCGGCTCGATCAGAATGCTGGAGCTGAGAACTCTCGTCTTCCGGACGGTTTGCTTAAGCACACCACACAACTTGACGCAATTGGATGTCCCCTATCGCTGTATCCAGAAGGTGAGAGTAAAAGACGAACAGATCCTTTATTCTGGTCTGGTCAATCGTTCTATGTCGACATGGATGTCTCTGCTGAACTTCGTTCTAAG GTCACCGAGGCTCTTTCTGCACAACGTGCTACTTTACTTGGTCAATGGCTTGTTGGCAGCAAGGCAAGTCATGTAGTATGCGAAGGAACGTCGGTTCGAAAATACCTGGGACACTCTAGTTATCTTGTTACG CCACTATGGGTTCTGAAGTCCGTACAAGAGAAATGTTTGCAGAGACTTGTTCACTTATCTGCCGATTTAGCCAGGTTCTCTGGAGTTATGCTTGATACTTTCCAGGATGGTGTTTCCAAGGAG GAAGTTAAGAGGGTTACGGTCCCTGGAAATGGTCCTACTTCTGTTATTAAAATCAGCCATGAAGAACGGCAAGCGATGGTGAACCTGGCTAAAGATGAGGTCAGAAGTCGTAGGAATCATCGAATGCAG ACGTGCCAAACTCCAATACGTCCAATAACGCCGAGCAGGCTTTTGGATTCCATAAGTTGGTCAATTTCTGAGCCAACATCAAAAGCTTGCATCTATACGGACTCTTTAAGTGTCGATGTCATTGAAGATCAGGGATCAGCATTCTTTGATGCGAAGCCAGATGGAAAGGAATCAGATACTTTATTTGTGAACTTATCCAGACCTCTTACAGAAAG TCAAAAATCTGAGTTGATATTCAAAAGCCATTTTCTTACTATACTGTTCTCTGTCGACCGATTTTCGGAGATGGGACCACGTTCAAGAACATTCTTCAGCAATAAAGGCTTTACATGTCTGCAAGTTTTGGATCATATCTACTCATTTTATCAG GAGAACATGTCGTTTGAGGAAATCGAGGTTGCGATCCACACAGACTCCAGACATGCTGACAGGCTTCGGGCTGCTTACTGCAGCAAGGCAGCGGCTGAAGGTGGTTATTTGGAGTTCAAGCGGATTGATTTTCTTGGCAGTCGGAAGAGTTTCGAAATGTTGAAACGTGTATCTGGTGATAATAATTCTAACGTTTACGAGCTGGTGATCAGAGCTTGA
- the LOC140870930 gene encoding uncharacterized protein isoform X1: MISTVAVYSTLLHVQNYSNFFLKRRPSLFPSCNTLNFQTSSPLVLHFTPNLVEAVLNMGGGIWGRGGRVELINGKGCSRRFFDFSSSFRGINSSPLDSMSPASTASITLGTPVESNGPLSGLVICVTGLSKETRKQVKEATERLGGQYSPHLHPRCTHLVVQSFRGHKFEHAIKHGPTNGLFLVTLSWFVDSIKRNVRLNEALYSINNAGGTTVAQTDDLKRLDQNAGAENSRLPDGLLKHTTQLDAIGCPLSLYPEGESKRRTDPLFWSGQSFYVDMDVSAELRSKVTEALSAQRATLLGQWLVGSKASHVVCEGTSVRKYLGHSSYLVTPLWVLKSVQEKCLQRLVHLSADLARFSGVMLDTFQDGVSKEEVKRVTVPGNGPTSVIKISHEERQAMVNLAKDEVRSRRNHRMQTCQTPIRPITPSRLLDSISWSISEPTSKACIYTDSLSVDVIEDQGSAFFDAKPDGKESDTLFVNLSRPLTESQKSELIFKSHFLTILFSVDRFSEMGPRSRTFFSNKGFTCLQVLDHIYSFYQENMSFEEIEVAIHTDSRHADRLRAAYCSKAAAEGGYLEFKRIDFLGSRKSFEMLKRVSGDNNSNVYELVIRA, from the exons ATGATAAGCACTGTCGCGGTATATTCTACTCTATTGCATGTTCAGAActattcaaatttttttctgaAGAGGAGGCCCAGCCTCTTTCCTTCGTGCAATACCTTAAATTTTCAGACAAGCAGTCCCCTTGTGTTGCATTTTACCCCGAATTTAGTTGAAGCTGTGTTAAATATGGGCGGTGGTATTTGGGGACGGGGAGGAAGAGTGGAGTTGATAAATGGGAAGGGGTGTTCAAGGagattttttgatttttcttccTCATTCAGGGGGATTAATTCCTCTCCGCTGGATTCCATGTCTCCTGCTTCAACTGCCTCTATTACTTTGGGAACTCCAGTGGAATCCAACGGACCTTTATCTGGCCTTGTCATCTGCGTAACCGGGCTCTCCAAAG AAACAAGGAAACAGGTGAAGGAAGCAACAGAGAGATTGGGAGGTCAATATAGTCCTCATCTTCATCCTCGATGCACTCATTTGGTGGTTCAGA GCTTTCGTGGACATAAATTTGAACATGCTATAAAACATGGACCAACAAATGGATTGTTCCTGGTTACACTCAGCTGGTTTGTAGACAGCATCAAAAGGAACG TTCGGTTGAATGAAGCACTCTATAGCATAAATAATGCTGGAGGTACTACTGTTGCCCAAACTGACGATTTGAAGCGGCTCGATCAGAATGCTGGAGCTGAGAACTCTCGTCTTCCGGACGGTTTGCTTAAGCACACCACACAACTTGACGCAATTGGATGTCCCCTATCGCTGTATCCAGAAGGTGAGAGTAAAAGACGAACAGATCCTTTATTCTGGTCTGGTCAATCGTTCTATGTCGACATGGATGTCTCTGCTGAACTTCGTTCTAAG GTCACCGAGGCTCTTTCTGCACAACGTGCTACTTTACTTGGTCAATGGCTTGTTGGCAGCAAGGCAAGTCATGTAGTATGCGAAGGAACGTCGGTTCGAAAATACCTGGGACACTCTAGTTATCTTGTTACG CCACTATGGGTTCTGAAGTCCGTACAAGAGAAATGTTTGCAGAGACTTGTTCACTTATCTGCCGATTTAGCCAGGTTCTCTGGAGTTATGCTTGATACTTTCCAGGATGGTGTTTCCAAGGAG GAAGTTAAGAGGGTTACGGTCCCTGGAAATGGTCCTACTTCTGTTATTAAAATCAGCCATGAAGAACGGCAAGCGATGGTGAACCTGGCTAAAGATGAGGTCAGAAGTCGTAGGAATCATCGAATGCAG ACGTGCCAAACTCCAATACGTCCAATAACGCCGAGCAGGCTTTTGGATTCCATAAGTTGGTCAATTTCTGAGCCAACATCAAAAGCTTGCATCTATACGGACTCTTTAAGTGTCGATGTCATTGAAGATCAGGGATCAGCATTCTTTGATGCGAAGCCAGATGGAAAGGAATCAGATACTTTATTTGTGAACTTATCCAGACCTCTTACAGAAAG TCAAAAATCTGAGTTGATATTCAAAAGCCATTTTCTTACTATACTGTTCTCTGTCGACCGATTTTCGGAGATGGGACCACGTTCAAGAACATTCTTCAGCAATAAAGGCTTTACATGTCTGCAAGTTTTGGATCATATCTACTCATTTTATCAG GAGAACATGTCGTTTGAGGAAATCGAGGTTGCGATCCACACAGACTCCAGACATGCTGACAGGCTTCGGGCTGCTTACTGCAGCAAGGCAGCGGCTGAAGGTGGTTATTTGGAGTTCAAGCGGATTGATTTTCTTGGCAGTCGGAAGAGTTTCGAAATGTTGAAACGTGTATCTGGTGATAATAATTCTAACGTTTACGAGCTGGTGATCAGAGCTTGA